The following DNA comes from Pseudomonas triticicola.
CCGGCATGGTGTGGTCTTTGGCGGCGGCGAACATGATCTCGGCACACAGCAGCACCCACGACAGCAGCGCGCCGAGCAGCGAGATGATCAGGCCGACGCTGATCAGCACCGCACCCCAGTGACCGACCACATGCTCAAGCACGGCGGCCATCGACGGGTTCTGCAGTTTCGCCAGTTCCGGCTGGGTCATGATGCCCAGCGACAGCACGTTCACCAGCACCAGAAACAGCAGCACGGTGATGAAGCCGATCACCGTAGCCTTGCCGACGTCCGAGCGCTTCTCGGCGCGGGCGGAGAAGATGCTCGCGCCTTCGATGCCGATGAACACCCAGACGGTGACCAGCATCATGTTGCGCACCTGGTTCATCACACTGCCCAGATCAGGGTTTTTCACGCCCCAGATGTCGGCGGTGAAGATGTCCAGTCTGAACGCGAAGACTGCGATCAACACGAACAGCAGCAGCGGCACGACCTTGGCGACCGTGGTCACCAGGTTGATGAACGCCGCTTCCTTGATCCCGCGCAGCACAAGAAAATGCACGCCCCACAGCAACACCGAGGCGCCGATCACCGCCGCCGGGGTATTGCCTTCGCCGAATATCGGAAAGAAGTAACCGAGGGTGCTGAACAGCAACACGAAGTAACCGACGTTGCCCAGCCAGGCACTGATCCAGTAGCCCCACGCGGACGAGAAACCCATGTAATCGCCGAATCCGGCCTTGGCGTAGGCGTAGACCCCGCCGTCCAGGTCAGGCTTGCGATTGGCGAGGGTCTGAAAGACGAAAGCGAGGGTGAGCATGCCGACGGCGGTGATGGCCCAGCCGATCAGCACGGCACCGACGTCGGCGCTGGCAGCCATGTTTTGTGGCAAGGAAAATATCCCGCCGCCGATCATTGAACCGACTACCAGTGCAACCAGTGCACCGAGTCTTAGTTTTCCGGGCGCTTCAGACATTTGCATGACTCCATTGCAGGAAAGGAGAGCTCACAGCCTAGTACCGTTGTCTGTTCCAACAGCTGACTTGGATCAGTGCATGGTCACATTCCATTGTTAATGAATGACTTATCCACCCGTTGCGGGGCATGACTCGGTGCTCTGGGAGGCCCGTTCCAGAGCCGTTTCGCTAACGCAATTGGGAATAGCTATTAATGCTTTCGAACTATGACGCTAGTTGCTTTTGCGCGTTTGGCAAATGTCGGTCATCTGTTTTCAGTACAGAATCGAATTATCAGGATCAGCGCACAAAACTGACTTAACGTGCTACGTGTTATCGTCATCAGCTATATAAAAGTGTCTTCGATCAGGCATTACCTGATAAACGTCATCTACTCTTAGCTTTTTAGTCAGCTGTTGTTACAAATGAACAACAGCGGCTTTTTCAAGGAGATCTGCATGTCGCAACCGACGCAAAAGCTGCGCCTTGGTGCGTTGATCGCGCTGGTGGTGGGGTCGATGATCGGCGGGGGGATTTTCTCTTTGCCGCAGAACATGGCGGCGCGCGCCGATGCCGGGGCAATCCTGATCGGTTGGGGCATCACCGCGATCGGTATGCTCACCCTGGCCTTCGTCTTTCAGACCCTGGCCAACCGCAAACCGGAGCTGGACTCGGGCGTCTATGCCTACGCCAAGGCCGGGTTTGGCGACTACATGGGCTTTTCGTCGGCGTGGGGTTACTGGATCAGCGCGTGGCTGGGCAACGTCGGCTATTTCGTCTTGCTGTTCAGCACCCTCGGCTATTTTTTTCCGGTGTTCGGCCAGGGCAATACGCCGATCGCCATCGGCTGCGCTTCGGTGCTGTTGTGGGCGGTGCATTTTCTGGTGATGCGCGGGATCAAGGAGGCCGCGCTGATCAACCAGTTGACCACCGTGGCCAAGGTCGTGCCGCTGATCATGTTCATCGTCATCGCTGCCGTGGCGTTCAAAGCGGACATCTTCACCCGCGACATCTGGGGCCGCAGCAATCCGAACTTCGGCGGGGTGATGGACCAGGTGCGCAACATGATGCTGGTCACCGTGTTCGTCTTCATCGGTATCGAAGGCGCCAGCGTCTATTCGGCCCGCGCGGAGAAACGCAGCGACGTCGGCCGCGCCACGGTGATCGGTTTTCTCGGCGTGCTGGCGCTGCTGGTGCTGGTCAACGTGCTGTCGCTGGGGATCATGAGCCAGCCGGAACTGGCCAATCTGCAGAATCCTTCACTGGCGGCAGTGCTCGAGCACATTGTCGGGCCGTGGGGTGCGTTACTGATCAGCATCGGGCTGGCGATTTCCCTGCTCGGTGCATTGTTGTCCTGGGCCTTGCTCTGCGCGGAAATCCTTTTCGCCACGGCCAAGGACAAGACCATGCCGGCGTTCCTGAAGAAGGAAAACAACAATCACGTGCCGGTCAACGCGCTGTGGCTGACCAATGTGATGATCCAGATTTTCCTGCTGATCACATTGTTCTCGGCGGGTACTTACACCAGCCTGATCTATCTGGCGTCGTCGATGATTCTGGTGCCGTATTTGTGGTCGGCGGCCTACGCGGTGCTGCTCAGCGGGCGCGGCGAAACCTACGAGCACGCGTCTGCCGAGCGCACCAAGGATCTGCTGATTGGCGGCATCGCCCTGGTTTACGCGGTGTGGCTGTTGTATGCCGGCGGAGTGAAATATCTGCTGCTGTCGGCGCTGCTGTATGCGCCGGGGGTGATTCTGTTTGCCAAGGCCAAGCGTGAACAGGGCCAGCCGGTGTTTACCACGGTGGAGAAGGGGATTTTTGCCTGCGTGCTGATTGGCGCGGGGCTGGCGGCTTATGGGTTGTATAGCGGGGTATTGTCGTTGTGATCTGAAAAGCAGCCCCTCACCCCAGCCCTCTCCCGGAGGGAGAGGGGGCTGACCGGGGGATATTGGCGAATTACGCCGACGTGAAAGACCTTTACCGAATCCATAATCGACTGGTTTTTTCAGGTCGGCGTATAGCGCAAGACACCTCGGTAGGCCCCCTCTCCCTCCGGGAGAGGGCTGGGGTGAGGGGCTTCTTCTAGAGCCACTGCGCAGGATGCGAGCCCAACTCCATCGCCGGCAAATCCCACCGCACCGCCACCCCGCTGATCTGCACCGGTACGCGCAATCTCCGCGCCGGCCCCCAGGCGGTGTGTTCAATTGCCGGATCCTGATCCAGCGCATCTTCGGCCCGCAGCGGGTCATGCGTCGCCGGCCCATGCTCGAGCAACAGCTTCGCCGTCCGTGCCAGCGACAACCGCGCCGAGCCCCCGCGACCGTTGGCCAGTCGTTCAGTCAGCAATCTGATCGCACTCGCCGCCAGCAGATACCCGGTCGCATGATCCAGCGCCTGCACCGGCAGCGGCGTCGGTTTATCGCTGTGCTTCCAATGCTGTCCGGCCTCGGCGATGCCGCTGCTCATCTGCACCAGGCTGTCGAAGCCCCGGCGGTTCTGCCAGGGGCCGCTCCAGCCGTAGGCGTTGAGGCAGACGTCGATCAGCCCCGGTGCCAGCTGCCTTCGGCGTTCAATACCAAACCCCAGATGTTCCAGCGCATCGGCGCGGTAGCCGTGCAGGAGAATGTCGGCGTCTTGCAATAAACCTTCGAACACTGCGCGATCCGCTGGCACTTGCAGATCCAGCCGCGCGCAGCGTTTGCCGACGGTCATTTCCGGGACCACACCGGGTTCGTTCCAGCTCGGTGGATCGATGCGCAGCACGTTTGCGCCGAGCCCTGCGAGAAAGCGGCTGGCGGTGGGGCCGGCGAGCACGCGGGTCAGGTCGAGCACCTTGATCCCGGCCAGCGGTCGTGCGATCGAGCCTTGCCATGGGCTGCGGTTCTCGTCCGTCTGCTCGATGAACTGCACCAGCGCTTCGGCATTCACGGCCAGCCCTTGCGGATGCTGCTGCCACTGCGCCCAACTGCGCATTTCGGCGGCGCAGCCCTTGGCGTCGACCACCGCCTGCTCAAGATCCGCGCTCGCCCACTGTGCGACTTTCGCCGCCATTGCGGCACGATCGGCGCAGGCACCGAGCACGCGTTCAGCGGCGGCGCGGTGATGCGGGGCGTTGGTGTGCAGACGGATCCAGCCGTCCCGGGTCGCATAGTCGCCGGCGATCGCATCCCATAACGGCGGCACTTGCCAGCCGATCGGGCGCAGCGAGGTGGAGAACCACAACGAGGCCAGACGGCGGTCGACTGCAACCGCAGGCAAGTGCCCGGTTTGCTGGTGAAGCAATTCGCTGAGCGCTTGCCCGGCAGCGGCGATGCTGGCGCAGGCCAGCTTGGTCACGGCGAACGCCGAGGGCAGGGCGCCGTCACCGGTAAAGGGTATTGGCGTGTGAGGCAAGTCGAGTGCGGTTTGGATGGACGTGAGCAGATCAGTCATCGAAGGCCCTCCGGAACGAGAGGGCGATGATAGTGCAAAAGAATCGCGGTTTAGATGAAACCAGGGTGTGAACCCGTTTCCCCTGTGGGAGCGAGCCTGCTCGCGAAGGCGTCGTGTCAGTCAACACCGATGTTGGATATGACGACCTCTTCGCGAGCAGGCTCGCTCCCACAGGGATTTATGCTGGATAGTTACACGCGAAACTGATCCATCAATTTCATCTGCTGGCTCGCCAGGCTGTTGAGCTGGCTGCTGATCGCTGCCGATTCGGTAGCCTGCTCGGTGAGGGTTTCGGTCACGGTGCGAATCGCCGAGACGTTGCGGTTGACCTCTTCGGCCACTGCGCTTTGTTCTTCGGCGGCACTGGCGATCTGCAGGTTCATGTCGCTGATCACCGTCACCGCATCGCTGATCTTGCCCAGCGCATCAACGGCCTGACGAATCTGCCCGGCGTTGTTGTGCGCCTGGGTCTGGCTCGAGTGCATGGTCGCGACCACGCCACGGGTGCCGGTCTGGATGCGCTCGATAACGATGCGGATTTCCTCCACCGAATCCTGCGTGCGCTTGGCCAGGTTGCGCACCTCGTCGGCGACCACGGCAAAACCGCGACCGCTTTCGCCGGCGCGGGCGGCTTCGATGGCAGCGTTGAGAGCCAGCAGGTTGGTTTGTTCGGCGATGCTGCGGATCACTTCCAGCACCGAACCGATCTGCTCGCTGTTGACCGCCAGCGCTTCGACTTCGGTCACTGCTTTGCTGACCTCATCGGCGAGTTGATTGATGTCGCGGGTGCTGCGCTCGATGATCGCCATGCCGTCCTTCGCCGACTGATCGGCACCCTTGGCGGCGTTTGCCGCGTTCGAGGCACTGTTGGCGACGTCGTGGGCGGTGGCGCTCATTTCGTTGGACGCGGTGGCGACCTGATCGATTTCGCGGAACTGCACCTGCATGCCTTCGCTGGTCTGGCGGGCGATTTCCGACGATTGATCGGCTGTACCACGTGCTTCGGTGATGCTCTGTTTGATCTGCGCGATGGTCGGCTGAAGCTTGTCGAGGAAGCGGTTGAACCAGTTCACCAGTTCGCCCAGTTCATCTTTCTTGCTGTAGTTCAGGCGCTGGGTCAGATCGCCTTCGCCGCTGGCGATGTTCTTCAGCATCTCGGCGACGCTGTTGATCGGACGGGTGACGCCGGAGGCGGTGAGCCAGATCAGCAGCAGGCCGACCAGACCGGCCACGCCCGCTACCAGCAGGGCAGTGATCACGCCGGTTTGTTGCGCATCATCCAGTACCGCTTGCAGCTTTACCGAATCGGCCAGCAGCACTTGCTCCGGCAGGTCGATGACCACGCCCCAGGCGCGCGAATTGCCGATCGGGTCGACCGGGTAAACCGCGCGAATCAGCTCGCCCTGTTGGAGAATTTTCGCTGTGCCGCTGCCGACCAGTTGCAATACATCCTGGCCATCGGCGCCGAGGGTATCGCTGATTTTTTTGCCGACCCGCGTCGCGTCAGCACTGTCGGCCGCCAGCACGCCGCTGCCGGAGACGATCAGCATGTGCCCGGCGTTGTTGAACAGGCTGCGCTGCGAGTCGACGGCGGCGGCTTGCAGGGCGTCGAGCGCGATGTCGACACCGACCACGCCGATCGCTTTGCCATCCACCAGCAGCGGCACGGAAATGGTCGTCATGAGCATTTCCTTGCCACCGACGGTGTCGGCATACGGGTCGAGCAGGCAGGTGCGTTTGTTGTCGCGAGGGCAGGTGTACCAACTGTTGTACGGCGTGCCGCTGACGCTGAGGGTGGTTTTGGTCAAGTCGTCCTCGACCATGATCGTATTCAGCGCGGCGCCGGCGGCACGGCTCCAGTACGAGGCGAAGCGCCCGGCTTCGTTGGACTGCCGCGCGGCATCGTTGGCGAATTCGCTGTCCTTGCCGTCGAGGCCGTTGGGTTCGAAGGCCAGCCAGATGCCAAGGACTTTATCGTTGCGCTCGAAAGCGGTTTTCAGACTTTGGTTCAACTCTTCCCGAACGGCGCCGGCTTCGAGTGAACGCTTGGCCGCCATCGTCCGCAGATCCTTGATCTGGTCGGCGAGGGCGGTGACCACCAGCAGGCTTTCGCCAAAGGTTTTCTGCACCCGCACCGCTTGTTCGGCGGCCTTGGCCTGCAGCAGGTTCTGCACGCTGGCGGTGAGCAACTGGTTGCTGGATTGACTGACCAGCGCGTCGTTCTGGTTGGTCTGGTAGATGTTCATGCTGACAATCAGCACCACCACTCCGAGCAGGCACAGGCCGGAGAGCAGGACGATTTTCAGGCGAATGGACAGAGAGTCGAACATGGGCGATCTCGCGAATGGAATAAACAGGTGGCTGGGCCGGGAGCCCGGTTTGCCAAATCCATTCAGCGCCATTCAATCCTCATCGGCGTTAAGCGAAACGGCATGAGGCGCTTGCCGACGGACGGTCGCTGCTAAACGTTTGCGCAGGGGAAAGTGCTGAAAAGGCTTTAATTACAGGGATGTTTCACTACCGCGACGGGCGTCTCCGGACGCGACCAGATCCACAGGTTGCCCATGGCCATGCCGGCAATCGCCAGATAGATCGGCCAGCCGTGATCGAGCATCACCAGCATCAACGTCGCACACAGCAGCATGCTGACGGTGGCACTGAGCTTGGCCTTGCGCGCGATGATCCTGCCGTTGCGCCAGTTACTCAGGATCGGCCCGAACAGGCGGTGATTTTCTAGCCAGGCACTCAAGCGCGGCGAACTGCGGGTCGCGGCCCACGCGGCAAGGAGGATGAACTCGGTGGTCGGCAGGCCGGGCACGACGATGGCGATCAGGCCAATGCCGAGGCTGACATAGGCCAGCAGGCCGAACAGCAGACGGGCGAGTTTTGATGGGGCGGGTGCGGGCATAGCTCAGCGGTGGCTTCTGAAGCGGAACGGGGATCTTACAGATTTGTGGTGAGCCCTGTGGGAGCGAGCCTGCTCGCGAAAGCGGTTGATCAGCCACATTGATGTTGAATGTGCTGCCGTCTTCGCGAGCAGGCTCGCTCCCACAAAGGATAGAGTTGCTTCAAGCTACTTCGGCTTCTATCGCATAAGCCCGTTCCAGCAGCACGGTAAAGCGGTTGAACGCATCCAGTGCACCTTGCTCAACTTCAGCGTCTTCCTCAGCGGTGAACGGCAACGCATCGAGGGTGCGCACAAAGCTTTTCCAGCCCTCGGCGCGGCCACCTTGCGGTTCCGCCAGATGCCGGGCGCCAAAGGTTTCGCTCAGCTCCAGTGCCACCGCACGCTTGATCAAAAACGCCGCGCCGAGCTTGGAACCCTCCGACACGAAGATCCAGCCCAGCGCCCGCGCCTTGCTCGGGTTTTTCAGCGCGCCGGCCACCGGCGCCGGGACTTCGGTGTCGAGGTCGGCGAGGTCAGCCCTGGCCGCTTCGGCGCGGCAACGGGCTGGCAGATCCGGGACGATCGCGGTCAGTTCGGCATCGTTGTACAGCTCGACCAGTTCCGCCTGGAACAGGTATTGCGCGACGACGAAACGGGCGAAGCTGGCGCGGGTTTCGAATGGTGCGTGGGCTTTGACCAGGGCATCGAGTTTGCTGTGCGGCTCATGGGTGATCTGGTTCAGGCGTTGCGAACGCAGGGTTTTTTCCGAGGCAGTCATGGGGTGTCCTTGATAAATGAGGCGCTTGAAAACAAGACGTACGGGCGGGCGCCGGACAGTAAAAAAACCTCACTGCGCGGCGAGAACACGCGCAGTGAGGCCGGGCGGATCAGATGTCCCAGATCAGGTTGATCGCGAAGTTGCGCCCCGGTTGGGTCAGGCGATCAAGGTTGGCCGGTTGCGTCACCGACGCTTCGCCGACGCTGTCGTAACCGCGCACGTCATCCCATAGCCAGTATTTCTTGTCGGTCAGGTTGTAGACGCCGCCGCTGACGGTGACGTCGTCGGTCACCTTGTAATAGCCGGCCAGATCGAGAATGCCGAAGCCCGGGGTCTTGAACTGACTGCTGACGCCGTCCGGCGATTTGAAGTTGCTGTCGTCGACGCGGTCCTTTTTCTTCACCACGGTCCAGCTCAGCAGACCGCCATAGTTGTCCTGGTCGTAACCGAGGCCGAATACGCCGGTGAGCGGATTGACGCTGTTGATCGGCTCGCCGCTGTCGTTGTTGCGCCCGTAGGCGTAGGCGATCGAGCCTTGGGTATACAGGCCTTGCGGCGCGCCGAACGCGTCCAGGTTCAAGCGACCTTTGACTTCCGCACCCTTGATGGTGGCGCGCTTGATGTTGTTGCTCTGGAAGGTCAACTGATCGTCGCCCGGCTTGACCGCATCCTCGTTGATGAAGTCGCGGTACTTGTTATAGAACACCGCGACGTCGAACGAGCCCTGCTCGAAATTCCCGCGCAGGCCGGTTTCGAAACCTTTGCTTTTTTCCGGCTCAAGGTCGGAGTTGGGCGCCACGGTGTAGCCGGTGGTGTTGTTCTCGAAACGCCCGTACAGCGATTTTGCCGTGGGCGTGCGGAAGCCTTCGGCGTACTGGCCGTACCAGGTGTAGTTGTCCGTCAGTGCATAGGTCAGGCCGAATTTTGGCGAGACTTTGTGCCAGGTCTTGTTCTTGTCGCTGACCGTGCCCTGGCCGTCGGCATTCACGGTGTTGAGGAATTCCTCGGTGATGTGCGGCTTGAGCTGGGTGTAGTCGTAGCGCAGGCCCGGCAGGAAGGTCCAGTCGTTCCAGCTGATCTGATCCTGGGCGAACAGGCTGTAGGTGTTGATGGTCGGATCGGGGAAATCAGAGGCCTTGGCCAGCACGTCCGCCGCACTGGTCGCGCCAATCGCCGTGCAGCCGCGACCGACGGCCAGGCATGTGCCGTCGCCGCTGCGTGAACCGGTGACTTTCTGCTGTTTGATCGTGGTGCCGTAAGTCAGCAGGTGATCGGTGTCACCGATGGCGAAGGCCTTGTCCAGTTGCGCGTCGAACACCCACTGCTTTTCCTCGTAGATCGTGTCGCGGGTACGCAGCACTTTACGAGTGATCGGGTAGTACAACTCTTCGGTGCTCTGGTCGGTCTTGGCGATCTGGTGATTGAGGCTCCACTTGACGTTATCGACCAGCAGGCTGTCGAGGGCGAACGCGTGTTCGATACCGAAACGCTCGCGGGTGATGGTGTCGTTGCCGGTGCGCCACTGGTACATGCCGCCGGCCAGGACGCTGCTCGGAATGGTCGGCGCGCCGTTGAAATACGGGCCGCCGTAGGCACTTTTCTGGTCGGTGTCGCGATCGTCCTTGTACTTTTCGTAGGTCAGGCCCAGGCGCGAATCGTCGTTGTAGTTCCAGCCGAGCTTGGCCAGGACGTTGGTCGCGCGCACGTCTTCCGGGTTGGCGGCGGTGCGCGCAAGGCCGGTGCCGTTGTTGCCGCCGAAGGATTCGGTTTCGTGACCGTCGCGCTGGCTGTAATGCAGCAAGCCGTCGAACTCACCGCTGCGGCCGGCGACGGTGGCGGACTTCAGCCAGCTGTCATCGGCGGAGCTGTAACCGCTTTTCAGGCGCGCTCCGACGTCCTTGCCCGGTTTGATGATGTCGTCGGCGTCCAGCGTGTAGTAACTGACCGCGCCGCCGATGGCGTTGCTGCCGTACAGCACCGAGGCCGGGCCGCGCAGAATTTCCACACGCTTGACGATTTCCGGGTCGACGTAGTTGCGCTGGCTCTTGGCGTAGGGGCCGTTGAAGAAGCCGTTGGGGATCTCCACGCCATCGACTTGAGTCAGGATGCGGTCGCCGTCGATACCGCGAATGTTGTAGCCACTGATGCCGCCGCGCTGACCGGCACCGCCAACGGAAACGCCCGGCTCGTAGCGCACCAGATCCTTGATGGTGTTGACGTTGTTGCGGTCAAGCGCTTGGCGATCATGCACGCTGACCGTCGAGGGCACGCTGTTGACGGATTGTTCCTGGCGAGTGGCGCTGATGGTCACCTGATCGAGATTGAGCGTGCCGCTGCTGTTGCGTTTTTCCAGCAGGACATTGTTGTTGCTCAGTTTGCGGAAGCTCAGGTTGGTCCCCACCAACAGGCGCTCGAGGGCTTTTTCCGGCGGCAGCGAACCGCGCACGCCCGGCGACGAGACGTTCTGCCCCAACTCGGCCGGCAAGCCGACCTGCCAACCGGTCACGGCGGTGAAGGCATTCAGTGCCGAAACCAGTGGTTGCTGGCCGATGGCGAAGGCGTAATCGCCCATGTTGCGTGTCGGTTGCTCGGTGGCCGCCAGCAGCGGTGCGGTGCCAGCCATGAGGATGGCCGCAGTCAGCAGCGACAGTACGCGGGAAGGGGAAGCAGTCTGGCGGGTAAGGCGTGAGGACATCGATAGCGCTCCGTGTCGCACGAATCTTTATAGGTGCTGATCGGCATGGTTAGATGCGAATCAATTGCATTGGCTATAACGAGACGTACTGCCATTGGCTATCGAGTAAAAATAATT
Coding sequences within:
- the arcD gene encoding arginine-ornithine antiporter, whose amino-acid sequence is MSEAPGKLRLGALVALVVGSMIGGGIFSLPQNMAASADVGAVLIGWAITAVGMLTLAFVFQTLANRKPDLDGGVYAYAKAGFGDYMGFSSAWGYWISAWLGNVGYFVLLFSTLGYFFPIFGEGNTPAAVIGASVLLWGVHFLVLRGIKEAAFINLVTTVAKVVPLLLFVLIAVFAFRLDIFTADIWGVKNPDLGSVMNQVRNMMLVTVWVFIGIEGASIFSARAEKRSDVGKATVIGFITVLLFLVLVNVLSLGIMTQPELAKLQNPSMAAVLEHVVGHWGAVLISVGLIISLLGALLSWVLLCAEIMFAAAKDHTMPEFLRKENANHVPVNALWLTNAMVQVFLIITLFSASTYLSLIYLATSMILVPYLWSAAYALLLAVRGESYEGFAAERRKDLIIGGIALIYAVWLLYAGGVKYLLLSALLYAPGAILFAKAKLELKQPVFTNVEKLIFAAVVVGAVVAAYGLYDGFLTL
- the arcD gene encoding arginine-ornithine antiporter, which encodes MSQPTQKLRLGALIALVVGSMIGGGIFSLPQNMAARADAGAILIGWGITAIGMLTLAFVFQTLANRKPELDSGVYAYAKAGFGDYMGFSSAWGYWISAWLGNVGYFVLLFSTLGYFFPVFGQGNTPIAIGCASVLLWAVHFLVMRGIKEAALINQLTTVAKVVPLIMFIVIAAVAFKADIFTRDIWGRSNPNFGGVMDQVRNMMLVTVFVFIGIEGASVYSARAEKRSDVGRATVIGFLGVLALLVLVNVLSLGIMSQPELANLQNPSLAAVLEHIVGPWGALLISIGLAISLLGALLSWALLCAEILFATAKDKTMPAFLKKENNNHVPVNALWLTNVMIQIFLLITLFSAGTYTSLIYLASSMILVPYLWSAAYAVLLSGRGETYEHASAERTKDLLIGGIALVYAVWLLYAGGVKYLLLSALLYAPGVILFAKAKREQGQPVFTTVEKGIFACVLIGAGLAAYGLYSGVLSL
- a CDS encoding CoA transferase, whose translation is MTDLLTSIQTALDLPHTPIPFTGDGALPSAFAVTKLACASIAAAGQALSELLHQQTGHLPAVAVDRRLASLWFSTSLRPIGWQVPPLWDAIAGDYATRDGWIRLHTNAPHHRAAAERVLGACADRAAMAAKVAQWASADLEQAVVDAKGCAAEMRSWAQWQQHPQGLAVNAEALVQFIEQTDENRSPWQGSIARPLAGIKVLDLTRVLAGPTASRFLAGLGANVLRIDPPSWNEPGVVPEMTVGKRCARLDLQVPADRAVFEGLLQDADILLHGYRADALEHLGFGIERRRQLAPGLIDVCLNAYGWSGPWQNRRGFDSLVQMSSGIAEAGQHWKHSDKPTPLPVQALDHATGYLLAASAIRLLTERLANGRGGSARLSLARTAKLLLEHGPATHDPLRAEDALDQDPAIEHTAWGPARRLRVPVQISGVAVRWDLPAMELGSHPAQWL
- a CDS encoding methyl-accepting chemotaxis protein, translating into MQVQFREIDQVATASNEMSATAHDVANSASNAANAAKGADQSAKDGMAIIERSTRDINQLADEVSKAVTEVEALAVNSEQIGSVLEVIRSIAEQTNLLALNAAIEAARAGESGRGFAVVADEVRNLAKRTQDSVEEIRIVIERIQTGTRGVVATMHSSQTQAHNNAGQIRQAVDALGKISDAVTVISDMNLQIASAAEEQSAVAEEVNRNVSAIRTVTETLTEQATESAAISSQLNSLASQQMKLMDQFRV
- a CDS encoding YbaN family protein, which codes for MPAPAPSKLARLLFGLLAYVSLGIGLIAIVVPGLPTTEFILLAAWAATRSSPRLSAWLENHRLFGPILSNWRNGRIIARKAKLSATVSMLLCATLMLVMLDHGWPIYLAIAGMAMGNLWIWSRPETPVAVVKHPCN
- a CDS encoding biliverdin-producing heme oxygenase: MTASEKTLRSQRLNQITHEPHSKLDALVKAHAPFETRASFARFVVAQYLFQAELVELYNDAELTAIVPDLPARCRAEAARADLADLDTEVPAPVAGALKNPSKARALGWIFVSEGSKLGAAFLIKRAVALELSETFGARHLAEPQGGRAEGWKSFVRTLDALPFTAEEDAEVEQGALDAFNRFTVLLERAYAIEAEVA
- a CDS encoding TonB-dependent receptor codes for the protein MSSRLTRQTASPSRVLSLLTAAILMAGTAPLLAATEQPTRNMGDYAFAIGQQPLVSALNAFTAVTGWQVGLPAELGQNVSSPGVRGSLPPEKALERLLVGTNLSFRKLSNNNVLLEKRNSSGTLNLDQVTISATRQEQSVNSVPSTVSVHDRQALDRNNVNTIKDLVRYEPGVSVGGAGQRGGISGYNIRGIDGDRILTQVDGVEIPNGFFNGPYAKSQRNYVDPEIVKRVEILRGPASVLYGSNAIGGAVSYYTLDADDIIKPGKDVGARLKSGYSSADDSWLKSATVAGRSGEFDGLLHYSQRDGHETESFGGNNGTGLARTAANPEDVRATNVLAKLGWNYNDDSRLGLTYEKYKDDRDTDQKSAYGGPYFNGAPTIPSSVLAGGMYQWRTGNDTITRERFGIEHAFALDSLLVDNVKWSLNHQIAKTDQSTEELYYPITRKVLRTRDTIYEEKQWVFDAQLDKAFAIGDTDHLLTYGTTIKQQKVTGSRSGDGTCLAVGRGCTAIGATSAADVLAKASDFPDPTINTYSLFAQDQISWNDWTFLPGLRYDYTQLKPHITEEFLNTVNADGQGTVSDKNKTWHKVSPKFGLTYALTDNYTWYGQYAEGFRTPTAKSLYGRFENNTTGYTVAPNSDLEPEKSKGFETGLRGNFEQGSFDVAVFYNKYRDFINEDAVKPGDDQLTFQSNNIKRATIKGAEVKGRLNLDAFGAPQGLYTQGSIAYAYGRNNDSGEPINSVNPLTGVFGLGYDQDNYGGLLSWTVVKKKDRVDDSNFKSPDGVSSQFKTPGFGILDLAGYYKVTDDVTVSGGVYNLTDKKYWLWDDVRGYDSVGEASVTQPANLDRLTQPGRNFAINLIWDI